One Vigna unguiculata cultivar IT97K-499-35 chromosome 11, ASM411807v1, whole genome shotgun sequence DNA window includes the following coding sequences:
- the LOC114168519 gene encoding phosphatidylinositol N-acetylglucosaminyltransferase subunit C: MDYSLANNSSSPRPKWRKVAYGGMQPGYDDNHTDESFLEGMVMNASVVKRDMLKVMLDSVSISEYLCIVALVVLVWICTLTSTIDENSLLFIDVSLLFSGFLILLFTQEMLSLSLLLHYVLNISFFITVLYVLAPIYQTLTRSISSDSIWAVAASLLVLHLFLHDYSESTVKAPGVLKNPALTSCISVNASVVASVFIASRLPSRLHVFAIMLFSLQVFLFAPLVTYCIKKYSFRMHLCFSISLMAMTLSFVYMLHRLLFVVLLSLLVFVNVVCPYWLIRIQEYKFEINGPWDEAKLCFDITD, translated from the coding sequence ATGGATTATAGCTTGGCTAATAATTCTTCATCGCCTCGTCCCAAATGGAGAAAAGTAGCATATGGTGGTATGCAACCTGGTTATGATGACAATCATACAGATGAATCTTTCCTTGAAGGAATGGTCATGAATGCCAGTGTTGTAAAAAGGGACATGCTAAAGGTGATGCTGGACTCGGTATCCATTTCTGAATATTTATGCATTGTTGCTCTTGTTGTCTTGGTCTGGATTTGTACACTTACATCAACTATTGATGAAAATTCTCTCCTGTTTATTGATGTAAGTCTTCTTTTTTCAGGGTTTTTAATTCTCCTTTTCACTCAAGAAATGCTTTCCCTTAGCCTCCTTCTCCATTATGTCCTTAATATCTCCTTTTTCATAACTGTGTTATATGTTTTGGCTCCCATCTATCAAACTCTTACAAGGTCCATTAGTTCGGATTCCATTTGGGCAGTGGCTGCATCACTTCTAGTACTTCACCTTTTTCTGCATGACTATTCAGAATCCACGGTCAAAGCACCTGGGGTTCTGAAGAATCCTGCATTGACAAGTTGTATCTCAGTAAATGCTTCTGTAGTGGCCTCTGTTTTTATTGCTTCTCGTCTTCCATCAAGACTACATGTGTTCGCTATCATGCTATTCTCACTGCAGGTTTTCCTTTTTGCTCCACTTGTTACTTactgtattaaaaaatattcctTCCGCATGCACCTATGCTTTTCTATCAGTTTGATGGCCATGACCTTAAGTTTTGTGTACATGCTGCATCGCCTCCTTTTTGTGGTGCTGCTTAGTCTGTTGGTTTTTGTCAACGTGGTCTGTCCTTATTGGCTTATAAGGATTCAGGAGTACAAGTTTGAGATCAATGGACCTTGGGATGAGGCTAAACTTTGTTTTGATATTACCGACTGA
- the LOC114169028 gene encoding uncharacterized protein LOC114169028, with amino-acid sequence MGIAWLQLQRIITTPCSSSRFFSKSSPYVVKVGIPEFLNGIGKGVESHVPKLESEIGDFQNLLVTRTLKLKKLGIPCKHRKLILKYTHKYRLGLWRPRVESIKA; translated from the exons ATGGGAATAGCATGGTTGCAGTTGCAGAGAATCATCACCACTCCTTGTTCTTCTTCTAGATTCTTCTCCAAATCATCACCCTATGTTG TGAAGGTTGGAATACCCGAGTTTCTAAATGGAATTGGGAAAGGGGTTGAGTCCCACGTTCCTAAGCTCGAATCCGAAATCGGAGATTTCCAGAACCTTCTTGTCACTCGCACCCTCAAGCTCAAGAAGCTCGGTATTCCTTGCAAACAT AGGAAGTTAATATTGAAATACACACACAAGTACAGGTTGGGATTATGGAGGCCACGTGTTGAGTCCATCAAAGCTTGA
- the LOC114168829 gene encoding uncharacterized protein LOC114168829 gives MATAASRRPKWRHHPPPPPTPRILHFPRRRPSFRRDLKSNNSNRLGTLIDRERRARPPTVLLDNNVGSESERRRERVGSPKGWALEEEKWKFQAEMLRAECNLLRMEKEIAVKKLQRTRVKMETTLRSALHTLVSGRIRICEGKNVDMVLDEEIRELTEKLQRLQKRSKVKDLGAKKNKNFDKQVCVLQSRLEKIGGSSDEIYLREFQEMENISLSIKRCSGIDDSIVASGKLNVEILRRKMEGLSKGILLQRMEEEYNSLLSSATCSLASSASTSKRIELQDSSSMRVLQREKLSCEGNPCSGHCKTVVRRIVEQVRAETEQWSQMQEMLGQVREEMEELQASRDFWEDRAKQSDFDIQSLQNAVQEWKEKADSSESKTKELEAELSMVRDDLERLKKEQNVVKGTKCLPIPVDTQNELEKRIVVCSSKKNGNFTENSKHSDVLRSGERKTHGGNGGFLAPKRSPLRDIGNNSSLLMRQNGKAVFPLRCQISSDVEKIH, from the exons ATGGCCACTGCAGCATCCAGAAGACCCAAGTGGCGCCAccatcctcctcctcctccgACCCCCAGGATCCTGCACTTTCCTCGCCGGAGACCCTCTTTCCGGCGGGACCTTAAAAGCAACAATAGCAACAGGTTGGGGACTCTGATTGATCGAGAAAGACGTGCACGTCCTCCCACTGTGCTGTTGGATAACAACGTTGGCAGTGAGAGTGAGAGGAGGAGGGAGAGAGTGGGGAGCCCCAAAGGGTGGGCCTTGGAGGAAGAGAAGTGGAAGTTTCAAGCGGAAATGTTAAGGGCTGAATGTAACTTGTTGAGGATGGAGAAGGAGATTGCGGTTAAGAAGTTGCAGAGGACTCGTGTTAAGATGGAGACAACTCTAAGATCTGCTCTTCACACACTTGTTTCT GGAAGGATCAGGATTTGTGAAGGAAAGAATGTTGATATGGTTTTGGATGAGGAGATTCGTGAGTTGACTGAGAAACTTCAGAGATTGCAGAAGAGGTCGAAAGTGAAGGATTTAGGAgccaagaaaaacaaaaattttgacaAGCAAGTTTGTGTTCTGCAGAGTCGATTAGAGAAGATTGGAGGATCCTCAGATGAGATATATTTGAGGGAGTTTCAAGAGATGGAAAACATAAGCCTGTCAATTAAAAGGTGTAGCGGAATTGATGATAGCATTGTTGCAAGTGGAAAACTTAAT GTGGAGATTCTGAGGAGAAAAATGGAGGGATTGTCAAAGGGAATATTATTACAGAGAATGGAGGAAGAGTATAACTCACTGCTGTCCAGTGCTACTTGTTCTCTTGCTAGTTCTGCTTCAACTTCCAAGAGAATTGAACTTCAAGATTCATCTTCCATGAGAGTACTTCAGAGG GAAAAACTATCTTGTGAAGGGAATCCATGCTCAGGGCACTGCAAAACTGTTGTACGGAGAATTGTAGAGCAAGTTAGAGCAGAAACTGAGCAATGGTCACAAATGCAAGAGATGCTTGGTCAGGTGAGGGAAGAGATGGAGGAATTGCAGGCTTCTCGAGATTTTTGGGAAGATCGAGCCAAGCAATCTGATTTTGATATCCAATCCCTTCAAAATGCT GTGCAGGAATGGAAAGAAAAAGCTGATTCATCTGAAAGTAAAACGAAGGAACTTGAAGCAGAACTCTCCATGGTGCGTGATGATCTTGAGAGATTGAAGAAGGAACAGAATGTGGTGAAGGGGACCAAGTGTTTGCCCATTCCAGTGGACACACAGAATGAGTTGGAGAAGCGAATAGTGGTTTGTTCCTCAAAGAAAAATGGTAACTTTACAGAAAATAGCAAGCACAGTGATGTTCTAAGGAGTggagaaagaaaaacacatgGTGGTAATGGTGGATTCTTAGCCCCAAAAAGATCACCTCTCAGAGACATTGGCAACAACTCCTCATTGTTGATGAGACAAAATGGCAAAGCAGTTTTCCCTTTGCGTTGCCAAATTTCTTCTGATGTTGAGAAAATTCACTAA